The sequence below is a genomic window from Hyla sarda isolate aHylSar1 unplaced genomic scaffold, aHylSar1.hap1 scaffold_524, whole genome shotgun sequence.
TGCCCTGAAGTTGTGAATCTGTCTTGGCCCAAAATGTCTATTTATGAATAATAATTTTGCATATCctttaattataatattttatacaCACAGGGCTCTAATAAGGGCAGGACCGAACCTTTCGAAAAAATTGTCATCGACAATGATTTGCTTATACAGATGGTTCATGATCGTCCTGCCCTATGGGATCAGACAGATCCACAGCATGCAAATCATACCGCAACGAGAAGACTTTGGGAAGATATCTACTCCGCCATCGTAGAGCGCGGCAAATATGTATGGGATGAGCTCGAGGACTGGCAGCGCATCAGTTTTGGTAAATACTTTTCCAAAATCTGTCaagacataggcccagatttatctaactgtgtgagagaaaatgtggagatattttcccacaacaaccaatcacatctcaggtttcactttaccagagctcgttagcttagctgtttgataaatctgggccatataacCTATATGATACTTAGTGTGCTGTGGAATCATTGGACTGCTATATGAtacttatctttttatttttcaggcGAACAAATAAAATGTAGGTGGAACTCATTTCGGGACAGATTTATCCGTGATGCAGGAGCGgaggcaaaaacacccggtgGGTCGGGCGCGGTCCAGAAGCGGGCATACATCTATAAGGAACAATTAAGTTTTCTCCAAAAATGCTCCGAAATGAAGAAGTAAGTATTTGGAAATattgttttaatttttctttGTCCTTGATGTTTTGCCTAATGTTTACATGcatatcctaatttttttttttctttttcttgtagAACTTCTTCCAGTGTTCAAGCAGGGCCAAGCAGCTCAGAATCTGGTCAGTTGGCTAGTGGTACAAGGGAACAAGTTGCCTCTCAATCGGACCATTCTTTCTTACCCGAAACTTCATCTGGTGGGCCATCTTGCAGAGCCATCTCTGCTGGTTGTGGGTCTGTGGTCCAACAGATGAGATCAGATAGGAGACGTCGGAATGATCTGGAGGATCTTATCAGCGTGTTGCAAGACGCCCTGATAAGATTGGACCAGCAAATGCATGAGTTAAGGGATGAGGTGACCAGGCTTGTTCAACagcaggagggggcggggcggtcaGCAAGTCCCCCATCTCCCAGTCATTTGTTTCTCAACTCTTTGGTCATTCCGATGGAGCAGTTACCGATTGAGAGACAATTCGAGTTCAGGCAATGTATCATTAATAAGATGATGGAACTCCTCACCCACCCACCCTCCTAACCCCCTTCCTCCAAGCCCCAGCCATactccctacccccccccccccccccccccccccagtcccagtTCCCATGGTGGTTGCCTGAACTCACGTGGAGGTACCCACCACTTCCACTCCCCACTACCACTAGCTAATCCACCGCTGAGGCCCAGATGGAGGAGTTTTAATGTGAGCCTCTGTTCCCAAGCTATAGTGTGGAATTGGAATACATGCTATGGAAGATTCTTTTGGAATTTATTCCATTATTGTTAATAAAAAGACATTAacgtttttctttaaataaacttATGAAAaaagtttatattgttatataaacatatgtaatTAATTTGTTTTTAACATTTACATTTGGCCTCCATGTTTTATTTTCATTGCACCATTAACTTTGTCTTCTGCTCGCTGGTGGGATTCCCTGTACTCCCAGGTGTGTGTCGCATAATACAGGGAGTCCTACCTGAGAGCAGAAGACACCCCTGACCGTGTGAATTTGTCCCTTGTGTTCTTGTCTTCTGATTCCAGGTGGGATTCACTGTATTCCCAAGTATGCTCTGCACGCTTGGGAATATAGGGAATCCCACCTGGAACCAGCAGAAACACAAGTGAAAAATGCACAGTCAGGGGTGTCTTCTGCCCACCACTGGAGAGTAGAAGCAAAGCCAATatctataaaagtaaaaaaagaacagCAAAAGATTTCAATAAAAACTTGaagtcagtaataaaaaaaataaaaaataaaataaataaaaataaaaaaaaaaggaaagtaaacAGCACAGAGTTCAGATCATGCGCTCTGCTAGTCCACCCTGCCTTGCTGGGACAAAAAATATTTCGCAAACTGGTCTCTCATCCATATAATTGCGACAGTTGTTCTTCTGAAGGCGTCCACAAGTCCAGACAGAGAGGACTCCATGTCCTGGTGGTCCATGGGCAGAGGCTCCTTAGTCAAGATGTAATGGAGAATAACTGCAGCTTTCACTACAGCGTCAATCACAGCCATGGAGAGTTGGATGGGCCGGGTGAAGATCCTCCACCATAAAACCAAAATGCCAAAGGAACATTCCACAAAACGTCTGGCAGGGGTCATTCTGTAGATAAAAATCCTTTGGTGAAAATTCAGGCCATGGTTGGAATACGGCTTCAACAAATTGGACACATCTGGAAGGCCTCGTCACCCACAACAAAGGACGTTGGAGGTCCATCAGTTCCAGGAAAGGGCCTTGGTTCTGGAAGTCCAAGTTCTGGAATAAAGTCTCTTCCCCATGGCGGAGTTCTTGAACACCCTGGAGTTGTTGGTCCGTCCATATGATCCAATGTCCACAGCAACAAATTTCTACTGGCCATCTGCGATGGCCGTAAGGATGATAGAGTGTTGGAAGGCTTCTGGCTTCGGAAATGTTTTCCATCCACGGCTCCAACACAGATTTGTCTGCGATGCCCCTTCATTTCTGCGGTGAAGGATGTGGCATGAAATCCTCTTGCAGACAGTACCACAGAGCCTCGCACGTGTCCCGCACAATGTAGGAGATGGTGGACTTCCCCAGGTGAAACTGGAAGTGGAGGAAGGCGAAGCTTTCTCCGGTGGCCAGAtacctgaaaaaaaaatttgtattaatgtgtcaAGGCAACACTAATCACATTTGCTAAGAAATACATACCTTAGGGTGACAAGGCACTCCTCCGGAGAAATGCTTCTCTGACAAGTGGTGTCCTGACGTTAGATCCTCCCTGACACCCTTTGGAGCAGCTCTACGAAACTGGCCAACAACGTCAGCAGGTACTTGACGAACCTACCCGGATGCCCCCGCAGCTCCTCAAACGGTTGCATACACTCCATGTGTCAGGTGGGCTGATGTTATAGGGTGGATCCACAAATGCTGTCGCCGTTCTCGTCGCTCCTCTTTAAGCCGTCTTCATCGCTGAATCCTCCTCCGTATAATATAGTATCTAAAAATTATAGgagcagggaacattgtgaatatGTTCAAAGATCAAGTCTGGCAGCAGGATAAAAAAGCAGCAGCAACTCTCCTCCTCAAAGTTTGCTTCCAGACTGGATTCCTCTGCTTCCTGATCCCATTTATACCCTTCCCAGGTCTTGGAAAAGGAGGGGAAGTTAAAGATGGAAAAAGGGTTTCtgcaggggttaaaaaaaacaaacgaatACAAACTGATGCAACAGAATACAACTTGCCGTTTCAATCAAGTAAAACAAACGGACAAATGCATCTATTTGGATCAGTTTTTAACTCTGTTTTGGATTTGTCCATTTTACAGCTATAATGGGAATATCGGAACGGACAAGGGTTTGAACTCACTAAACGGCTTCAGTAGTACCAACTGAATAACGTCCGAAACAGTCTCTGCCCGTTTGCCTAAGATCGAGCCTTCCACAGACCGCTTTCTGCAGTGGGTCCACTCCACCAAGGACTGCTGTCCCTGAGGCCACAAATTTTACTCGGTGAGCCTCGGGTTATTCCATAGCGGGCGAGCAGCCGCGCCTTTTAACTTTTCATAGTCCTGGCAGTTCTCAGAGGGCATGCTCTCGTAGGCAGTCCGTGCTCAGCCGGAAAGCTTACTCACCAGCACGGGAACCCACTCATCGGGCTTCAGACCTAAGTTCCCACACTGatgcttaaaggtgtactccgctgctcagcgtttggaacaaaatgttctaaacGCTAAGAGCCCAcactgggagctcgtgacttaatagccacgccccctcatgatgtcacgccccactccctcaatgcaagtttatgggagggggcgtgacggctgtcacgccccctcccatagacttgcattgagggtgcggggcgtgacgtcatgagggggcgtggctattaagtcacgagctcccagtgTGGGCTCTTAGCgtttagaacattttgttccaaacgctgagcagcggagtacaccttttaaaTATCTCAAGGAACTCGATGTCTACCAATTCCTCTTTTAACACTTTTCCCTCCCTTTCCTAGGGGCTGGGACTGCCACTTTCTGGTGACTCGTCCACCTTTCTCACCCTCCAGCTCGTGGACATGATCCAGCACCCGGTTCACCTGCTTCTCTGTGGGGTGATCTCCATAAAGGGCAAGTCACCACTCTACCtgctcaggggtgtggaaatacaaaaaaaaaagggactaaAACAGGAGCACATTCTACTTGTctctcatgacaatccacttctCCTTGTACACAAAAGTTACAACCAGAATAGTTTGTAAATAAGGTCTTCCTTAATAGACAGACCAAaatactttaactccttaaggactgggtCCTTTTTGCCCTTTTGTTTCTTCATTCTCGCCCTATAATAACCAAaacacttatttttccatctacagacccagcataaattgtactttgtaatgccacctttcattttaccataacataTACTCTGGGAAAAAAACATAAGTCTGGTGAAATTGATAaaacaaaaaatgctaaattgcaTTAGCAAAATAGCAAAATACaaattagttgttttttttcccaccattTATCTTGTGGTCAAACTAACTTGCATcatggtttgtttgttttttaaacatatttttattgattttcaaTTAACTGAATAACAAACACAAACAGTTCCCATATACTCTCCCCCAACCCAAGCGAAGAGGGGAACACCACATGAGGACAACACCACAGACAattccattcacacacacataaccAGCCATACCTCATGAGCTCCTCAGCACCCATATAGCCATGTTAAGTCAGAGAGGCACCCCGAGTCAGAGGATCCGTAGAGACATCTAGCAACAACCATAGAACCCAAACTTTGTCACATTTTTTCGGACATTTCCTACTGACATAAAGAGCGTGGTATAAGGGGACATATTTATTTACTAGAGCTATCCACCAAGCCAGAGGGGGTGAGGACACATCCTTCCAGGCCATCATTACAACTTTGCGAGCACAAAACAAGAGGAAGCGGACCAATATACGTCTATAAGAGCCCTTCTCCAAATCATTGATAACCCccagcagacacatctctggcGTAAAAAAAAGGGGAATTCTAAGTGATCCGACAAGAAAGTCAACACCTCCCTCCAGAATGGCGCAACACAAGAGCAATTCCAAACCGCATGTATAAAGGTCCTTCTTTCTCTCCCACACCTAAAACAGACCTCCGACCCCGAGACCCCCATCCGATGCAGTCTAACAGGGGTATAGTACAAACGAAGGATAAACCTGGATTGAATGAGCATATCTCGGGCGCTAACTACCGTAGGATAATACGTTTTGACAACCTACCTCCATATATCCTCAGACAGAGTAGGAATATCCTCAACTAACTTCACCTGTGCCACAGCAAACGGATCTGGACCTACTGATTGCAATAAAGAATAACTCTATGTAAGTGGCTTTGTCAGGTCGGCGGTCCCAAGGAGCAACTCCAGATGAGTAAAAACAGGGGTAACCTccagggagccaaactgcgcaGAGACCGCATGTCGCAACTGAAGATATCTGAAATGGGCATTCTGAGGGACATTGAAACGTTCTCTAATCTCAGCAAAGGAAGGAAAGACATAGTCATCTCCAAACAAGTACATGGCAAATTTGACTCCCCAGGAGCTCCAAAATCCAGCTGCCTCTAACCCCCGTAGGTGTTCCAAATGTGGATTACCCCACAGGGGTGCCCTTGGAGAGACAACCGGCTGAGGAAAGCGAGTGGTAACCACCGACCAGACTGCAGCCACCGTCTTAAAAGAGGCCGGTAAAGATAGAGAGGGAATATACCTGTATAAAGTATTAGTCAGCGTCTCATAAGAACCCAGGAGAGCCCCCGAAAAAGCCGTACAAGCATTAGAAAGGTCCAGGTTGAGCCACCAGGCTGCGTACACCAATTGTGAAGCTAAAAAGTAATTATGCATATTAGGGGCGGCTAGTCCCCCCCCCTTTTGACCCGTGAGGGGAGTTTCCTACAAACAAACTATATGCAGGGAATGTCTCTTGACAAAGTCTAAGCACAACGCCCTCTTAAACTTGGAATTGAGGCCACGGACATTCCAGCTTAAAATCTTAAGGGACACCATCATGAAGCCTGAGAAAAACGCTAACTATGCCTACCCTAGCATACAAGAACCCAGCCACGAGAGGAGTCCCCACGCACACCACAGACAACCAGACAAGACCGACAGTACACAACCAAAGAGCAAAAACAGATGAAAACAGCAGAACATCCCCAGAAAAACAATCCCTGTCTAACACTACAAATCTAAACCACTACAGACCTGTACCCCAAACTAGAAATACGTAGCAGGCGAGTGCAAAAGCTCCACGCAATCCACCAACCACCACCTCCTGCCCACCCCAGTAACAATTAACAGAACCCCCTGAACCCACTATCCAGTGAATTCCTAGAGGGAGCACGAACCTCTGCCAGGTATCACTTACATCCTAGCTGCTATCTAACTAAAAGAATCAGCAGTCCATCAGGAACAACAATACGGCTGCTGGGCCGCCCTAGGGGCGGCCTCCGCCCACTGCAGCGCTTCCGCAGGTGAGGTGAAAAATTTGGTAATGCGTCCATCCACCACCCTCAGCCGAGCCGGGTATAACATGGCATAGCAATATCCTTTTGGAGCGGAATTCGGCTCTGACTTCCATAAATTGAGTTTGTTGCTTTCTCAGTTCCACAGAGAAGTCTGGGTAGAAGGAGACTCTGCGCTTGTCGTGCGGTAagaactcaattatgaattatggtcataaaaattattaattatgaaaaaatatgtaaatttatatcaaaattatgacctggtgaattgtagacaaagctaatcaatacaattttttactatttcctcagatatcaacaagttctttttatgacgggatgacattaacgcttaaaggggtactccggtggacttaccctatttgttttgtttcatttctattcttgttgtttagccgactctatttccgttctttgttgtctttttatcccccactttgttttcctatctttgcttccatttcctgtttcttgctgtgctgaaaactacaaatcccagcatgccacatgccttgcttgcTGGTTTGgagcggctgttttttttttccgccctttacccatcctactattttcccgggtctgcccctttatacacagcacactaatataatcagccctggttgggatacactggcatacacacacacaaaagggactacaactcccagcatgtgtcatttaggagtcttcagtctgtggtataacaccagcatgctgcctctgtagtctcctgggggttgtagttcaccgcaCCTCTATAGggaatacaccagtgtttcccaaccagggtgcctccaggtgtgtactgggcatgctgggagttgtagccaaaagctgtctgggcatgctgggagttgtagttttgatacagctgaagacaccctggttgggaaacaatgcactttgtttgaaatatactgaataggctaggccactgtttcccaatcagtgtgcctccagctgttgcaaaactacaactcccagcatgctcaaaggctgtcagggaatgctgggagttgtagttttacaacagctggaggcacacttgtttggaaacactggtgtaacatgatgtgtatgctgaatagggtaggacagtgtttcccaaccagtgtgcctccagctgttgcaaaactacaactcccagcatgcccaaagtctgtccaggcatgctgggagttgtagttttgatacagctggaggcagactggtttgtaaatactagcatacacacacataacagggactacaactcccggcatgtgtcattcaggagtcccccccccccctccttcacacatagaaatcatccccagttggagatttattcccctgcagtctatacatccccagcccatgcaccttgttaTCCCTTCACACAACACCTTCCTtcccttcacatacatcttctctgtcttcatTCAGTGCCGACCtacgtcctcagaagacagagcagggggaggggaggtgaggagctgtgtacagagcagggggaggggaggtgaggagctgtgtacagagcagggggaggggagatgaggagctgtgtacagagcagggggaggggaggtgaggagctgtgtaggagcttcttgctgtcatgcacacctgtgaccacctggagggggtgtggcctatctctctcatgcacacctgcgtcctccaggagggggagatgagggggcgtggcctatctctcatgcacacctgcgtcctccaggagggggagatgaggggacgtggcctctctctcatgcacacctgggtcctccaggagggggagatgagggggcgtggcctctctctctcatgcacacctgggtcctccaggagggggagatgagggggcatggcctatctctctcatgcagttctgaaagaacagagaaaaaaaaaaagctctgacatcttgtccacaacctAATCCTAACCTATGGACAAgagtcagagatccaacacagaactacagaacttcctggcccacaaacaggtaagaaaaaaaaagacacatgctacacaaacatataatacatgtcaattgcaaaaaacatgaacattaaaagaagatgcaaaatagccaaaaatcttaaccaccagagtacccctttaaggatgcagttttgcaatatacaataatgcaCAGGTATAATAAAgtgtgcagatttattggttataatattataaacataaatgagtaataaacacaatgatatatgcaaatgaatatcaattagatattagtaaacatAAGATTGTTAATAGACTACATataagtagaacaatacatgtgagtagttagtaacttgttacaataaacaaAAGCTACTTGGttagaatatcatataagaaaaaggttacatatcactctattcagaggaacctcatgatattaagatgggccatatctaatcatagacatcaatatggaatgctaagtacactccgcccccttctaatcaacta
It includes:
- the LOC130338802 gene encoding uncharacterized protein LOC130338802 isoform X1, which translates into the protein MYEVRSPELTPLGHRCLLFSGGVGGHKDLYQDIVMMEDHRPLTSQDGVIDRNPPERCPRPLCSQDCPEGNVPENHQVEDQINIEVEVKDEPEEETDFWADQQSTREVKEEIPGGVSPVGIIDRNPPERCPRPLYSLDCPEGNFPQNYQVENQFNIKVKDEAEEETDFGADQQYGVIDRNPPERCPRPLYSQDCPEGNVPENDLEQQQLLPQPTPAEWQQQHQEQQHQKRQRRRRRQLATPQLEQLQQPAPMQQPHGRGLRRGHHGRRGGSGSNKGRTEPFEKIVIDNDLLIQMVHDRPALWDQTDPQHANHTATRRLWEDIYSAIVERGKYVWDELEDWQRISFGEQIKCRWNSFRDRFIRDAGAEAKTPGGSGAVQKRAYIYKEQLSFLQKCSEMKKTSSSVQAGPSSSESGQLASGTREQVASQSDHSFLPETSSGGPSCRAISAGCGSVVQQMRSDRRRRNDLEDLISVLQDALIRLDQQMHELRDEVTRLVQQQEGAGRSASPPSPSHLFLNSLVIPMEQLPIERQFEFRQCIINKMMELLTHPPS
- the LOC130338802 gene encoding uncharacterized protein LOC130338802 isoform X2, with the protein product MMEDHRPLTSQDGVIDRNPPERCPRPLCSQDCPEGNVPENHQVEDQINIEVEVKDEPEEETDFWADQQSTREVKEEIPGGVSPVGIIDRNPPERCPRPLYSLDCPEGNFPQNYQVENQFNIKVKDEAEEETDFGADQQYGVIDRNPPERCPRPLYSQDCPEGNVPENDLEQQQLLPQPTPAEWQQQHQEQQHQKRQRRRRRQLATPQLEQLQQPAPMQQPHGRGLRRGHHGRRGGSGSNKGRTEPFEKIVIDNDLLIQMVHDRPALWDQTDPQHANHTATRRLWEDIYSAIVERGKYVWDELEDWQRISFGEQIKCRWNSFRDRFIRDAGAEAKTPGGSGAVQKRAYIYKEQLSFLQKCSEMKKTSSSVQAGPSSSESGQLASGTREQVASQSDHSFLPETSSGGPSCRAISAGCGSVVQQMRSDRRRRNDLEDLISVLQDALIRLDQQMHELRDEVTRLVQQQEGAGRSASPPSPSHLFLNSLVIPMEQLPIERQFEFRQCIINKMMELLTHPPS